In Mus musculus strain C57BL/6J chromosome 1, GRCm38.p6 C57BL/6J, a single genomic region encodes these proteins:
- the Utp14b gene encoding U3 small nucleolar RNA-associated protein 14 homolog B has product MKPKMRPDPSSRANRPCEKKEAATMNMARNVTDLLALSQQEELVDLPENYPLSTSEDEGDSDGEGKRQKLLEAVSSLGRKNKWKLAERSEASRMVSEFNVTSEGSGEKLVLSDLLGSATALSSVAAVKKQLHRVKSKTLTPPLNKEEADRALREAAFSKTSQMLSRWDPVVLKNRQAEQLIFPMEKEPPAVAPIEHVFTDWKVRTPLEREVFNLLHKNKQPVTDPLLTPVETASIRAMSLEEAKIRRAELQRTRALQSYYEARARREKRIKSKKYHRALKKGKAKKALKEFEELWKDCPNAALQELEKMEKARMTERMSLKHQGSGKWAKSKAIMAKYDPEARKAMQEQLAKNRELTQKLQVVSESEEEDGCTEEGIVSVSHGMDDLQMNADGVNPWMLSSCNSNAKRGEIKTDPEQMPEFVAHVSSESEGDERPVAEELVLKERSFQERVDPNNAKLMDGQETEDSDSQEVLQKLNKESHQSDNQKVSSEENVLHIQREDLASEKLLVLQRLERAHVLEQQGELSKEEHYPKKGLSRPLLKGDWKEMKPLTNPDASGGKKKKEQMIDLRNLLTANSSPVRSLAVPTIQQLEDEVETDHKQLIREAFAGDDVIREFLKEKREAIETNKPKDLDLSLPGWGEWVGMGLKPSAKKRRRFLIKAPESSPRKDKNLPNVIISEKRNIHAAAHQVRALPHPFTHQQQFERTIQNPIGYMWNTQRTFQKLTVPKVGTKLGHIIKPIKAENVGYCSSTRSDLSILQSSQKCLSRKQQKQLKKLSSAD; this is encoded by the coding sequence ATGAAGCCAAAGATGAGACCAGATCCTTCTTCAAGAGCTAACAGGCCCTGTGAGAAGAAGGAGGCTGCTACCATGAACATGGCCAGGAATGTGACAGACCTTCTGGCTTTGAGCCAGCAGGAAGAACTAGTGGATTTGCCAGAAAACTATCCACTGAGTACGAGTGAAGATGAGGGGGACAGTGATGGAGAAGGAAAACGTCAAAAACTTCTGGAAGCAGTCAGTTCCCTTGGTAGAAAGAATAAATGGAAGTTGGCAGAGAGATCTGAGGCTAGTCGGATGGTTTCAGAGTTCAATGTCACTTCTGAAGGATCAGGTGAAAAGCTGGTCCTTTCCGATTTGCTTGGGTCTGCTACAGCATTATCTTCGGTGGCTGCTGTGAAAAAACAGCTGCATAGAGTCAAGTCAAAGACGCTCACCCCACCCCTTAACAAAGAAGAGGCTGACCGAGCCCTCAGGGAAGCAGCATTCAGCAAAACCTCACAAATGCTCTCCAGGTGGGATCCGGTGGTTCTGAAGAACCGGCAGGCAGAGCAGTTGATTTTTCCCATGGAGAAGGAGCCGCCAGCGGTTGCACCCATTGAACATGTTTTTACTGACTGGAAAGTAAGAACCCCTCTGGAACGAGAAGTTTTTAACCTTCTTCATAAGAACAAGCAGCCAGTAACAGACCCTTTATTGACTCCCGTGGAAACAGCCTCCATCAGAGCCATGAGCCTGGAAGAAGCCAAGATACGCCGAGCAGAGCTTCAGAGGACGCGAGCTCTACAGTCCTATTATGAGGCTAGAGCTcgaagagagaagagaatcaaGAGTAAGAagtatcacagagctctaaagaAAGGAAAGGCCAAGAAAGCCTTAAAAGAGTTTGAAGAGCTGTGGAAAGACTGCCCAAATGCTGCATTGCAAGAActggagaaaatggaaaaggccAGAATGACAGAACGGATGAGCCTTAAGCACCAGGGCAGTGGGAAATGGGCAAAGTCAAAGGCAATTATGGCCAAATATGACCCTGAGGCTCGAAAAGCTATGCAAGAACAATTGGCTAAGAACAGAGAACTGACACAGAAACTCCAGGTAGTTTCAGAGAGTGAGGAAGAGGACGGATGCACAGAAGAGGGAATAGTCTCTGTCTCCCATGGAATGGATGACCTACAGATGAATGCAGATGGTGTAAATCCCTGGATGCTTAGCAGTTGCAACAGCAATGCAAAGCGGGGTGAGATCAAGACCGATCCTGAACAGATGCCTGAGTTTGTGGCCCATGTGTCTTCTGAGAGTGAGGGAGATGAAAGACCAGTGGCAGAAGAACTTGTGTTAAAAGAAAGATCCTTTCAAGAAAGAGTTGATCCCAACAATGCTAAGCTAATGGATGGCCAAGAAACAGAAGACTCTGATAGCCAGGAGGTATTACAGAAACTCAACAAGGAAAGTCATCAATCTGACAATCAAAAAGTGAGTTCAGAGGAAAATGTTCTCCATATCCAGAGAGAGGACCTTGCCTCAGAGAAGTTGTTGGTGCTTCAAAGGCTAGAGAGAGCACATGTTCTGGAACAACAAGGAGAGTTGAGCAAAGAAGAACATTATCCAAAAAAAGGGCTTTCCAGACCTTTGTTGAAAGGGGATTGGAAGGAGATGAAGCCACTCACCAACCCTGATGCCtctggagggaagaaaaagaaggaacaaatgATTGATCTACGGAACCTCCTAACTGCTAACTCATCTCCTGTGAGGTCTTTGGCTGTGCCCACAATACAGCAGTTAGAAGATGAAGTGGAGACCGATCACAAGCAGCTAATAAGGGAAGCTTTTGCTGGGGATGATGTCATAAGAGAGTTCttaaaagagaagagggaagctaTAGAGACAAATAAACCAAAGGACTTGGACCTGTCATTGCCTGGATGGGGTGAGTGGGTTGGTATGGGCCTGAAGCCCAGCGCCAAGAAAAGACGCCGTTTTCTTATTAAAGCTCCTGAGAGTTCTCCAAGAAAAGACAAGAATTTGCCGAATGTGATTATCAGTGAGAAGCGCAACATCCATGCAGCTGCTCATCAGGTGCGGGCGCTTCCACACCCATTCACCCACCAGCAGCAGTTTGAAAGGACTATCCAAAACCCTATTGGGTACATGTGGAACACCCAGAGGACCTTCCAAAAGCTGACAGTTCCCAAGGTTGGCACCAAGCTAGGCCATATCATTAAGCCCATAAAAGCAGAAAATGTAGGGTACTGCTCTTCCACAAGGTCTGACCTCTCTATCCTACAGAGCAGTCAGAAGTGCCTCTCcagaaaacagcaaaaacaactgAAGAAGTTGAGCTCTGCAGATTGA